The sequence CCAGATGCGTTTCATGGGGTGACGGCTCGTCCTTCCAACATGATTGCTAAAATTGAGCATGCACTGGCTTGGTTTGAGCAATATAAGAAATGAAGCTCGCCACGTTAGGCCCTGCCGGCACCTTTTCCGAGGTTGCCGCGGGGCTTTATCAGCCTGAAAAAGACCATGACATTCATTTACAGGATAACCTGGTCAGCTGCCTGGAATCGGTAGGTAAGGAATGCGACGCGGCTATTGTTCCCATCGAGAATTTAACCGAAGGATTCGTCTCTCCGGTCGTTGACTATTTAGTGCAGAAACCATTACGCATTCAGGCGGAAATCCGTATTCCTGTTGGCTTTCAATGTCTCAGTAACAACGCTCACCCCACAAAAGTGTGGGCACAGTTTGTCGCAGCCGGGCAATGTAATTCTTACTTACACAAGCTTGGGCTGCCCGTTATTCATACCGCAAGTAACGCCGCGTCGCTTCAAGCTCTACTGACGGCTGAAGAGGCGTCTGCAGCCATCGTTCCCCAACACATTAGTTGCCCGGAGACGTTTCAGGTATTGAATAACAATATCGCTGACAACCCACGCAACGAAACACGCTTCGTGGTATTATCCGCAACATCTGAAGAGCCTGAGTTCATTAAGAACAAGCGTTGGAAAAGCAGTTTGCTGCTCATTGATGGCAACGACCACCCGGGTTTGTTGGTTGACAGTTTGCAGGTGTTTGCAAAACAGCAAATCAACTTAACCTCTATAGTGTCGCGGCCGGCGGGTAGTCAGTT comes from Idiomarina sp. X4 and encodes:
- a CDS encoding prephenate dehydratase produces the protein MKLATLGPAGTFSEVAAGLYQPEKDHDIHLQDNLVSCLESVGKECDAAIVPIENLTEGFVSPVVDYLVQKPLRIQAEIRIPVGFQCLSNNAHPTKVWAQFVAAGQCNSYLHKLGLPVIHTASNAASLQALLTAEEASAAIVPQHISCPETFQVLNNNIADNPRNETRFVVLSATSEEPEFIKNKRWKSSLLLIDGNDHPGLLVDSLQVFAKQQINLTSIVSRPAGSQFGDYHFFIDFDGHRSEPGVASALEELAAMNNIHWLGSYPAAEIGKQ